The following proteins come from a genomic window of Trifolium pratense cultivar HEN17-A07 linkage group LG4, ARS_RC_1.1, whole genome shotgun sequence:
- the LOC123923187 gene encoding (R)-mandelonitrile lyase-like, with protein MVEGSSITVTIQFLLLLFFTSIFISASSFPQDSHSQDEHQDKPPSYLKMVANASEFPLEDYYDYIIVGGGTAGCPLAATLSQNYRVLILERGGISHGRLNLMNQEGFLNTLLNANANNEDSPAQSFVSEDGVLNARGRVLGGSSAINAGFYSRADREFFTNSGLLWDLKLVNESYEWVEREIVFRPQLKTWQSAVRDGLLEAGVGPYNGFTLDHASGTKIGGSTFDSSGKRRSSADLLRYARHSNLRIAVYASVERLLLASSSTTFSSSAIGVLYRDENSKYHHAILKDRGEVILSAGAIGSPQLLLLSGIGPRPYLSSWGIPVTHHLPYVGHFLYDNPRNGITFLPSIPLEHSLIQVVGITNSGAYIEAASNVVPFSSPPQTAFIRSPASPLYLTVATLISKISGPLSAGFLRLASTDVRFSPIVRFNYFDNAVDVERCVNGTRKLGDVLRSRAMNDFKFRNWLGVRDFRFIGPALPHDQSDYGEMADFCRRTVSTIWHYHGGCVVGRVVDSHLKVIGIDSLRIVDGSVFSISPGTNPQATLMMLGRYFGLKMIRERERSTDDL; from the exons atggtGGAAGGTTCATCCATCACCGTTACCATACAATTTCTATTACTGTTATTTTTCACCTCAATATTCATCTCTGCCTCTTCCTTTCCACAAGATTCTCACTCTCAAGATGAACACCAAG ATAAGCCACCGAGTTACCTGAAAATGGTGGCGAACGCGAGCGAGTTTCCGTTAGAAGATTACTACGACTACATCATAGTCGGTGGCGGAACTGCCGGATGTCCATTAGCCGCCACGCTCTCACAAAACTACCGTGTTCTCATCCTTGAACGCGGCGGAATCAGCCACGGAAGACTCAACCTAATGAACCAAGAAGGTTTCTTGAACACACTCTTGAACGCAAACGCAAACAACGAAGATTCACCGGCTCAATCGTTCGTTTCAGAAGACGGCGTACTCAACGCACGTGGCCGCGTTCTCGGCGGTAGTAGCGCGATCAACGCCGGTTTTTACAGCAGAGCCGATCGTGAGTTTTTCACGAATTCAGGTCTTCTTTGGGATTTAAAACTCGTGAACGAATCGTACGAATGGGTTGAACGAGAAATCGTGTTTCGTCCTCAATTGAAAACGTGGCAATCCGCAGTTCGTGATGGTCTTCTAGAAGCAGGTGTGGGTCCCTATAACGGTTTCACATTAGATCACGCTAGTGGCACGAAAATCGGTGGATCTACTTTTGATTCGTCAGGTAAACGACGTAGTTCAGCAGATCTTTTACGATATGCACGACATTCCAATCTGAGAATTGCCGTTTACGCTAGCGTCGAAAGACTCCTTCTagcatcttcttcaacaactttttcttcttctgctaTCGGTGTTCTTTATCGCGATGAAAACAGTAAATATCATCACGCGATTCTGAAAGATCGCGGTGAAGTGATTCTTTCAGCAGGTGCAATTGGAAGtcctcaacttcttcttctCAGTGGAATCGGACCTAGACCTTATCTTTCTTCGTGGGGAATTCCGGTGACTCATCATTTACCTTACGTAGGTCATTTTCTATATGATAATCCACGTAACGGTATCACTTTTCTACCTTCAATTCCTCTTGAACACTCGCTTATACAAGTTGTAGGAATAACTAATTCAGGTGCTTATATAGAAGCTGCTTCTAATGTTGTTCCTTTTTCATCCCCACCGCAAACTGCTTTCATCCGTTCGCCTGCTTCTCCGCTTTATCTGACGGTTGCGACCCTGATTTCGAAGATTTCGGGGCCTCTTTCGGCCGGTTTTCTACGATTGGCTTCCACTGATGTTAGGTTTAGTCCAATTGTTAGGTTTAATTACTTTGACAATGCTGTTGATGTTGAGAGGTGTGTTAATGGGACTAGGAAATTAGGGGATGTTTTGAGGAGTAGAGCTATGAATGATTTTAAGTTTAGGAATTGGTTAGGTGTGAGAGATTTTCGGTTTATTGGACCGGCATTGCCGCATGATCAATCGGATTATGGTGAGATGGCTGATTTTTGTAGAAGGACTGTTAGTACTATATGGCATTATCATGGTGGATGTGTTGTTGGTAGGGTTGTTGATTCTCATCTTAAGGTCATTGGAATTGATTCTCTGAGAATTGTGGATGGTTCTGTTTTTAGTATTTCACCTGGAACTAATCCTCAGGCTACACTAATGATGCTTGGAAG GTATTTTGGGCTCAAGATGATCAGAGAAAGGGAAAGGAGTACAGATGATTTGTGA